One genomic region from Pongo abelii isolate AG06213 chromosome 4, NHGRI_mPonAbe1-v2.0_pri, whole genome shotgun sequence encodes:
- the PCDHGB2 gene encoding protocadherin gamma-B2 yields MGKRAKGAGGRQRMKASAGRCGLLRWLQVLLPFLLSLFPGALPDQIRYSIPEELAKNSVVGNLAKDLGLSVRDLPARKLRVSAEKEYFTVNPESGDLLVSDRIDREQICGKQPLCVLDFDTVAENPLNIFYIAVIVQDVNDNTPLFKQTKINLKIGESTKPGTTFPLDPALDSDVGPNSLQRYHLNDNEYFDLAEKQTPDGRKYPELILKHSLDREEHSFHQLVLTAVDGGDPPQSGTTQIRIKVTDANDNPPVFSQDVYRVTLREDVPPGFFVLQVTATDRDEGINAEITYSFHNVDEQVKHFFNLNEKTGEITTKDDLDFEIASSYALSIEAKDPGDLAAHCNIQVEILDDNDCAPEVIVTSVFTPLPEDSPPGTVIALIKTRDRDSGENGEVYCQVLGNAKFILKSSSKNYYKLVTDGALDREEIPEYNLTITATDGGKPPLSSSIIVTLHISDVNDNAPVFQQTSYMVHVAENNPPGASIAQISASDPDLGPNGQVSYSIVASDLKPREILSYVSVSAQSGVVFAQRAFDHEQLRAFELTLQARDKGSPALSANVSLRVLVGDLNDNAPRVLYPALGPDGSALFDMVPRAAEPGYLVTKVVAVDADSGHNAWLSYHMLQASEPGLFSLGLRTGEVRTARVLGDRDAARQRLLVAVRDGGQPPLSATATLHLIFADSLREVLPDLSDRPEPSDPQAELQFYLVVALALISVLFFLAVILAISLRLRRSSRSDAWGCFQLGLSSKPGPGVLPSYSEGTLPYSYNLCVASQSAKTEFNFLNVTPELVPAQDLLCDNASWEQNTNHGAAGVPFASDTTLKVSFN; encoded by the coding sequence ATGGGCAAAAGAGCAAAGGGAGCCGGAGGGAGACAGAGGATGAAGGCGAGCGCAGGGAGGTGCGGGCTGCTGCGGTGGCTGCAGGTACTGTTGCCCTTCCTGTTGTCTTTGTTCCCCGGGGCTCTCCCAGACCAGATCCGCTATTCAATTCCAGAGGAGCTGGCCAAAAACTCGGTCGTAGGAAACCTCGCCAAGGATCTGGGGCTCAGCGTCCGGGACTTGCCGGCCCGGAAGCTGCGGGTTAGCGCGGAGAAGGAATATTTCACAGTAAACCCAGAAAGCGGGGACTTACTTGTGAGTGACAGAATAGACCGAGAACAGATATGCGGGAAGCAGCCTCTGTGTGTTCTGGATTTCGATACTGTCGCTGAAAATCCACTAAATATTTTCTACATAGCAGTAATTGTGCAGGATGTAAATGATAATACCCCACTATTCAAACAGACtaagattaatttaaaaattggcgaATCCACTAAGCCAGGTACAACATTTCCACTTGACCCAGCCCTGGATTCAGATGTTGGTCCTAATTCACTACAAAGATATCACCTTAATGACAACGAGTACTTTGATCTCGCTGAGAAACAGACTCCAGATGGTCGTAAATATCCTGAGTTGATTCTAAAACATTCTCTGGACAGAGAAGAGCACAGTTTCCATCAATTGGTCCTCACAGCTGTGGATGGCGGAGACCCACCTCAAAGTGGCACGACCCAAATCCGAATCAAAGTCACGGATGCCAACGATAACCCTCCAGTGTTCAGCCAGGACGTGTACAGGGTCACCCTGAGGGAGGACGTGCCTCCGGGCTTCTTTGTACTTCAAGTGACGGCCACCGACCGGGATGAAGGCATAAACGCGGAGATCACCTACTCCTTTCATAATGTGGACGAACAAGTGAAACACTTTTTCAACTTAAATGAAAAAACAGGAGAAATCACGACAAAGGATGATTTGGATTTTGAGATTGCAAGTAGTTACGCTCTCAGTATCGAAGCAAAAGATCCTGGAGATCTAGCAGCCCACTGCAATATCCAAGTGGAAATTCTTGATGACAACGATTGTGCACCTGAAGTTATTGTGACTTCAGTATTTACTCCCCTACCAGAGGATTCGCCACCAGGAACAGTCATCGCCTTGATAAAAACGAGAGACAGAGACTCTGGAGAAAATGGAGAAGTTTACTGCCAAGTGTTGGGAAATGCCaagtttattttgaaatcttCCTCAAAGAACTATTACAAACTAGTGACAGACGGCGCCCTGGACCGGGAGGAGATCCCAGAATACAATCTCACCATCACAGCCACCGACGGGGGCAAGCCGCCCCTCTCCTCCAGCATAATTGTCACCCTGCACATCTCCGACGTCAACGATAATGCCCCAGTTTTCCAACAGACTTCCTACATGGTTCACGTGGCAGAGAACAATCCTCCTGGCGCCTCTATCGCTCAAATCAGTGCCTCTGACCCTGACTTGGGCCCCAATGGCCAAGTTTCCTACTCCATCGTAGCGAGCGACCTGAAGCCGCGGGAGATTTTATCCTACGTGTCCGTGAGCGCGCAGAGCGGGGTGGTGTTCGCGCAGCGCGCCTTCGACCACGAGCAGCTGCGCGCCTTCGAGCTCACACTGCAGGCCAGGGACAAGGGCTCGCCAGCGCTCAGCGCCAACGTGAGCCTGCGCGTGTTAGTGGGCGACCTCAATGACAACGCACCACGGGTGCTGTACCCCGCGCTGGGGCCTGATGGCTCCGCCCTCTTCGATATGGTGCCACGCGCCGCAGAGCCCGGCTACCTGGTGACCAAGGTGGTGGCGGTGGACGCAGACTCAGGACACAACGCTTGGCTGTCCTACCACATGCTGCAGGCCAGCGAGCCCGGGCTCTTCAGCCTGGGGCTGCGCACGGGTGAAGTGCGCACAGCGCGTGTCTTGGGCGACAGGGACGCGGCCCGCCAGCGCCTACTGGTCGCTGTGCGTGATGGAGGACAGCCGCCACTCTCTGCTACCGCCACGCTGCACCTAATCTTCGCAGACAGCCTGCGAGAGGTATTGCCAGACCTCAGCGACCGCCCGGAGCCCTCTGACCCCCAGGCAGAACTGCAGTTTTACCTGGTGGTGGCCTTGGCCTTGATCTCAGTGCTCTTCTTCCTCGCGGTGATTCTGGCAATCTCCCTGCGCCTGCGACGTTCTTCCAGGTCAGACGCTTGGGGCTGCTTTCAGCTTGGTCTCAGCTCCAAGCCTGGACCTGGGGTTCTCCCCAGTTACAGTGAGGGAACGTTGCCCTATTCCTACAACCTGTGTGTTGCCTCACAATCAGCCAAGACAGAGTTCAATTTTCTGAACGTAACCCCGGAATTGGTTCCCGCACAAGATCTCCTCTGTGACAATGCCTCTTGGGAACAAAATACAAATCATGGAGCCGCTGGGGTCCCTTTTGCCTCAGATACTACTTTGAAGGTGagctttaattaa